GGAGTTCTCGGCCAAAGCCTGACAGGTAAAGCTCTTAAAGATGGGCTCTGGCAGCTAGATGCAATTGACTTGCGACCGTTCGGGATCGGCAAGCATCGCAATGTCGATGATACACCCGCAGGCGGCGGGGCTGGCATGGTCTTGCGCGCCGATGTCGTTAGCGCCGCCATCGAAATGGCAAAACAGCGCGCGCAGGCTCCGCTTCCTCTTATTTATCTTAGCCCACGCGGCAAACCCTTTACCCAAGCGATGGCTAAAAGCCTTGCGGCGGGCCAAGGGGTAACGCTGCTTTGCGGGCGCTTTGAAGGCGTTGATGAGAGGGTTTTGGAACACTACGGCGTCGTAGAAGTCTCGATGGGAGACTATGTTCTGACAGGCGGTGAAATTGCGGCGCAGGCGCTTTTGGATGCTTCAGTCAGACTTATCCCCGGCGTACTTGGCAACGCGGAAAGCGCCGAGGAAGAAAGCCACTCGAATGGCCTCCTTGAGCATCCGCAATATACCAAACCCGCAGAGTGGCAAGGCCGTGCAATTCCTGATGTATTGATGTCTGGTCATCATGGCGAAATTGCCAAGTGGCGCAAAAAGATGTCGGAAGCCCTGACCAAACTTCGCCGCCCTGATATGTGGCAGACCTTTTTGGGCAAAAACCCATCCGATAAGCCTTGATCTAAAGCCCTTTCGAGCCTAGAACGCCCAAGTTCGGAATCACTTTTGTGACTCTGGGCGGCTAGTGCTGTGCGCTTTCTTCGGCGCAATCCTCGGCACAAACATGATGACAAGCAATGTCGGACTGACTCCGGCGGGCGCAAACTGCGGACCCGACAGAAGACACGGAGCGACAGGACGCGAGAAAACTTCGTGGGAAAACCGCGAGCATAATTAGGAGATGGTCAATGGACCTTCTGAGAGAAATCGAAGCGGAGCAAATTGCTGCGCTCGGGAAAAAGATCCCCGACTTCAAAGCGGGCGACACAATTCGCGTCGGCTTCAAAGTGACTGAAGGTGTTCGCACCCGTGTTCAGAATTACGAAGGCGTATGCATCAGCCGTAAGAACGGCAAAGGCATCGACGGCTCCTTCACTGTGCGCAAAATCAGCTTTGGCGAAGGTGTTGAGCGGGTTTTCCCACTGCACTCCACAAACATCGACGAGATCACAGTTGTGCGTCGCGGTCGCGTTCGTCGCGCCAAGCTTTACTATCTTCGTGCACGTCGCGGCAAATCTGCCCGTATCGTTGAAGATACCAACTACAAGCCACGCGCTGAAGCGTAAGCGGGAGAGAGACCATGAAAAAAGATATCCACCCCGATTACCATTTCGTCGAAGTCAAAATGACAGACGGTACGATGCTCAAGATGCGCTCCACATGGGGCAAAGAAGGCGATACGCTTTCACTTGATATCGACCCGACAGTTCACCCAGCATGGACGGGCGGCAACTCGCGCCTTCTCGACGCTGGCGGACGCGTATCGAAGTTCAAAAAGAAATACGAAGGCCTTGGCTTCTAAGAAGCTTAGGTTCCGGAAAAGACAAACGCCGCTCCTCTCGGGGCGGCGTTTTGCTTTGTAACGCAAATTTTTAAGAAAATGTGGTGCGGGTGAAGGGACTCGAACCCCCACGCCATAGGCGCCAGAACCTAAATCTGGTGCGTCTACCAATTCCGCCACACCCGCAACAGAGCGGGATATAGCCAAGGCCGTCACACTTTGCGAGCACAAATTGCCTCCATCGTACGAAAAAAGCGCGACATTTACCGTTTGTTGCCTTATCTTGAGTAAAAATTGAGGCAGTAAAAAACATACGGGTGCAAAATGAAGCCCTTTTCAGCAGAAGACTCTGCGCAGACTCAGCCTGTATCTGAGCCGGCAGGCTTTGTATTAGGCAGTAATATCCTAACTTTAGACGGCGAATTGCCCGTCGAATTTCTCAACGTTGGGGACCGCATCATTACGAGGGATGCGGGCATGGTCGTCTTGCGTGATGTGAACGTGATTGAGGTTGAATGTCCAATGGTCTGGATCATGGGCGGTTCACTGGGGCATGATAAACCAGAAGACGACACGTACCTACTCGCATCACAAAAAGTCCTTGTTCGGGACTGGCGTGCCAAAGCACTTACACAACAAAAGCAAGCGCTTGTGCTGGCAGAAAGCCTCGTAGACGGCGAATTTATCCGCTTGGTCGGCCACCAAAGAATCACGATTTTCCAACTTGTTTTTGATGCTTCTCATATCGTGTATGTCGATGGGCTGGAGCTTGCTTGCGAACAAAATCAAACAAGCATTGAATTGGCGGCCTAGGAGCAGAGGCGCTTAAAGACTTTGGGCAATTCCTCCGCCAGATCCTCAGCAATCAGCCCCGGGCCAAAGCTAAGGGCGCATTCCACATGGAGCCAAGCACCCGTCTCAGCAGCGCTCATCGGGCTAAAACCACGCGCGAGGAGACCAGCAATAAAGCCTGCGAGCACATCTCCAGAGCCAGCCGTTGCAAGCCAAGGTGCAGCACGCTCACCGAGCGCCGAGTTAACACTACATCGCCCGTCTGGTGATGCGATCACGGTATCGGCGCCCTTATACAACACTACGCAGCCCGCACGCGCGGCCGCTTCGCGCGTGGCATCAACCTTGGAGTATGCAGGCCCATCTAGGGAGGGCGCATTCAGCTTTGCAGCCAAATCAGGAAACAAGCGAGCGAACTCACCACCATGGGGCGTGAGGATGCATGTCTCTGTCACCAAATCGAAAAGAGCTTCGGGCCTACCTTCATAGGCACTCAAAGCGTCCGCATCCAACACACATGCCCGCCCCGCCGCAACCGCTACGGGCACTAGCCCCCCTGCCCGCTCAATCCCAAGCCCTGGACCAAGGCAAAGTACATTAATCCGTTCATCCTCCAGAATCCCAGACAAATCCTCCTTGGAATCTACCCTTTTAAGCATGATCCCCGTGACCTGGCTCGCCACTTCCATTTGCGCAGAGCCAGGCACGCCCAAGGTCACCAACCCTGCTCCGATCCGAAGCGCAGCACGGCCGGAAAGCCGAGCTGCCCCCGTTCGACCAGCGCCTCCTGAGAGTACAAGTGTATGGCCGTGCGAATACTTGTGGCTTGAGCTTTGAGCAGTCGAATTCAAAACAGCCTTTCGACTTGCCCCGATACGAGCCTGACCGCTCAAATATGAAACTGATGTCTCTCTCCGGAAATCGGGCAAATACTGATCGATACCGATGCTTTTGACCGCGCAGGCGCGCAACACTCCAGCGAGAGGCAACAAAGCATGACCTTGCCGGAGCCTCTCGAATGTGACGGTCAGAGCAACACTGAGCGGCCCTTCAAAATCACTCCGACTTTCGCCAAGAAAGCGGCCACTATCCGAACAAAAACCGCTCGGAACATCTATCGCAACGTCAATTCCGGCTTTGTACATCTCCTTACAGAACAGCCAAGCATCTTCCGTAAGAGGACGAGACAGGCCTGTTCCGAAAACGGCATCAATCACCAGATCAAAATTGGCGGATAGATAGCCGCCTTCAAGGCTCTCATTTGACGTGATTGTCCCTAAGCACAGCCAACGCTCATAATTTACGCGAGCATCGGGCGACAGCTTGGCGGCGTCGCCGTAAAGAAACACCTCAACCTCCCACCCCCATTCCTTGAGCAATCGCGCCACAACAAACCCGTCGCCACCGTTGTTACCAGGGCCACATAAAACCACTGCTTTATGCCTGCTTGCCGCAAGCGTCGGCCATTCTTCAAATACCGCTTCGACGACACCGCGCCCTGCGCGCTCCATCAACTCAAGACCCGTCACTTGCCCAGCGTCTGTCGCTGTGTTTTCGGCGGTTCTCATTTGGGCTGCAGTTAGGAGTTCACTCATGGCACAGGCCCCCTGATTCACTTTTGATCTAAAAATAAGCATGCCGCCTAATTTTTAATCACATAATATTTCACACGGTGAGTCGCGTTATCTAAAGACCCTATTCGTTTGAGGCTCACTCTGAAAAGTGATCTGAAGCGCTTAAGTAATTTCAAAGGGGCGGAAGCGATGAAAAAGATCGAAGCCATTATCAAGCCGTTCAAGCTTGATGAAGTGAAAGAAGCATTGCAAGATGTTGGGGTTCAGGGGCTTTCAGTTATCGAAGTTAAAGGGTTCGGGCGCCAAAAAGGCCATACGGAACTTTATCGTGGTGCTGAATACGTCGTCGACTTCCTTCCAAAAGTAAAACTCGAGATCGTGGTCGATGATGACTTGGTTGACCAAGCCGTAGAAGCCATCGTTGACGCAGCCAAGACCGACAAAATCGGTGATGGTAAAATATTTGTATCTCCTGTTGAGCAAGCCATTCGTATCAGAACCGGTGAAACCGGCCCTGACGCGCTTTAATCTACTTTCTTACAGTAACGAAAAGGACCAAGAGAATGAGCACACAAGACGTTCTCAAGACGCTAAAGGACGAAAATATCGCTTATGTCGATATTAGATTCACCGACATTCGTGGCAAGCTCCAGCACGTAACCGTCGATGTTGATTTGGTTGATGAAGACTTCCTCGAGGAAGGCTTCATGTTTGACGGCTCGTCAATCGCTGGCTGGAAGTCCATTGAAAACTCGGACATGAAGCTGATCGTTGACACGGACAGCGCATATATTGATCCGTTCTACGCGGAAAAAACGCTTTGCGTTCACTGCTCAATCGTAGAGCCTGACACAGGCGAAGCCTACGAGCGTGACCCACGCGGTACAGCCCAAAAAGCTGAAGCTTATCTTAAAGAGTCAGGCATTGGCGATGTTGCTTACATGGGTCCAGAGGCTGAATTCTTCATTTTTGACGACGTTCGTTTTGAGAACAAAATCAATAAAGTATCTTACGAAGTAGATGCAGTAGATGCATCATGGAACACAGATACAGAGTATGAAATGGGTAACTCGGGCCACCGCCCTGGGCTCAAGGGCGGTTACTTCCCTGTAAACCCAATCGACGACGCTCAAGACCTTCGCTCAGAGATGCTTTCCACAATGAAAAGCCTCGGTATGAAGGTTGATAAGCATCACCACGAAGTTGCCTCATGCCAGCATGAGCTTGGCCTCATTTTTGGCACGGTGACCAAGCAAGCGGACGAGATCCAGAAGTACAAATACGTAATCCACAACGTTGCTCACGCCTATGGCAAGTCAGCTACGTTCATGCCGAAACCTATTTATGGTGACAACGGCACAGGCATGCATGTAAACATGTCGATCTGGAAAGATGGAAAGCCACTTTTTGCAGGCGACAAGTATGCCGATCTTAGCCAAGAAGCACTTTATTTCATCGGTGGTATTCTGAAGCACGCGAAGACGCTCAATGCCTTCACCAACCCATCGACCAACAGCTACAAGCGATTGATCCCTGGTTTTGAGGCCCCTGTTCTGCGCGCATATTCAGCGCGCAACCGTTCAGGTTGCGTTCGCATCCCATGGACAGAGTCACCAAAGGCCAAGCGCGTTGAAGCTCGCTTCCCAGATCCTTCTGCAAACCCATATCTTTGCTTTGCTGCCCTTCTTATGGCTGGCCTAGACGGGATTAAGAACAAGATCGATCCGGGCGAAGCTATGGACAAGAACCTGTATGATCTTCCAGCAGAAGAGCTCGCAGGTATCCCAACGGTTTGCGGCTCACTTCGTGAAGCTCTGGAGTGCCTTGAAGCGGATCATGCGTTCCTGCTCGCGGGCGACGTGTTCACAAAAGACCAGATTGAGGGCTATTTGGAACTCAAAATGGAAGAAGTCTTGCACTATGAGCACACGCCACACCCTGTAGAGTTTGGCATGTATTACAGCTGCTGAGATCAAGACTTGGCACTGCAGGCCTGCCCGAAAGGGCAGGCCTTTTTTGTTGGCGCATCCACGGCTTCCAGATATGCTTACCTCAAGCTTTTGGAGTATTGTTCATGCGTATGCTTTCTTTATCCGTCACCTTGGCTTTTGGCTTGTCCTCTGCTGCAGCGGCAGCTCCCTGTGGCAATACATCTTCGGGCTTCAATACCTGGAAAGCAGATTTTGCCAAGACAGCTCAAAAAGCGGGGGTAAAACAACGCGGACTTCAAGCTCTCGCGGCAACCACCTATTCTAGCGCGACAATCTCAGCGGATCGCAATCAGAAAAGCTTCAAATATAGTCTATCGAAGTTCATGCAGGTTCGTGGGGCCGACACAATCATTGCACAAGGGCGCAAACGAAAGGCCCAAAATTCAAACTTCTATACAAATTTAGAGCGTCGCTATGGCGTTCCAGCGGGTGTCATTATTGCTATCCACGGCATGGAAACCGCCTTTGGCGGATTTATGGGAGACACTAAAGTTGTGTCTGCGATTGTCACACTGACTTTTGATTGTCGCCGCTCTGAATTTTTTGAGCCTCATGCCATTGGCGCTCTAAAGCTTGTTGATCAAGGCTCAATTAGCCCAGAGACAAAGGGCGCCAAACACGGTGAGCTTGGCCACACTCAATTTCTCCCCGGTAATGCTATGAACTATGGGGTCGATGGAAATGGAGATGGCCGCGTCGATTTTTACAATCAAGCAGATGCACTGGCGTCGACAGCGAATTTTCTGCAGCAAAAAGGCTGGCAATCAGGCAAAGGCTATCAGGAAGGCGAGCCGAACTATCCAGTCCTCAAACAATGGAATGCGGCCACAGTATACCAGCAATCCCTCGCCATCATGGGCAAGCGGATTGACGGTTAAGTGTGCATTCAGCCAATACATAGGTATGAATGCCAAAGATTACGGCCCCTGTTAAGGGCAAGCGTCGTATGGTTTGGAGTTCTGAACGCATAAACTTAGCAGTCTCTGCAAATCTCTCATCCCGCCGTTCGTGAGCCGAACGAGGCTGATGCAGCGCAGGATCGGCATACCAAAGCGCGTTAAAGCGCCAAAGGGGCTGCTCAACACGAACACCGTCAAACAAACGCTGAACACGTCGGGCAATGTTTTCATCATAGGATGCCACTGGTTCATGAATATTGATCAAGGGTCGCATGAACTTTTCCGCGAGCAACCAACTTGCAGGAAAGCAGAGCGACGCCCCAGTCAGAACATGCTCAAGACCCTGTTTTTGCAAGATACAAAAATCTTCTTGTGTAAGCTGAGACAGAGTAAGCATCGGGTCGGACCGATCAAGCTCTACGAGGCGTTCGTCAGGGCAAAGGAGAGCATTACCCTGCAGTGAAAAACCCTCTTTAGCTATCAATGCAGTAACGACAGTCTCCAAAAGCTCTTCAGCCGCTAAGCGCGCGTCTTCTGACATGGCCAATACCAAGTCTCTGTCTTTCTCCACGATCCGCGCCTTTTCGGCGAGCTGCGCTGCATAGGTTTCATCCACACGCAGCCAGTCGCCTTGATCAAGCGGCGAAATACCAGGCATCGCTTTAGGCCTCAGTGGATCGTAGGGGATAACTTTGTTTAATATCATAGCCGCATTGAAAGCTTCTGACATGAATTTTCAAGTAGGCGCACACGTTTTCACGACTGAAAACGACAGGGGAAAGCCGCAAACAAGCTCGCAGAGCTTTCAGCATGTTCCCAAACTCATTCATAGGGAGGCGTCTGACATGAATGAGCACTACCGAGACATCCGAAAAATAGATCCGAGCAGAGGCGCATTTTTGGCCGATGGATCTCCCAATGATAAGAACCGTGTCGAGATTGGTCCGACGCAGTTGGCTTTCGCTGAATGGGAGGCCGCAGGGCTAATCCCGCCCAATCTTGAAGCTATGCGAAAGTATCGCTGGGAGCGCCTCACACAGGCAATCGTTCAAAGGGGGTATGCTGGAATTCTGCTATTTGACCCGCTGAACATCCGCTACGCAACAGATAGCACCAACATGCAGCTTTGGAATACCCATAATCCGTTTCGCGCCGTCTTGCTGTGCGCTGACGGGTACATGGTGATTTGGGACTATAAAAACTCCCCCTTTCTGAGCGAGTTCAATCCTTTGGTCCGTGAGCAACGCTCTGGCGCAGATCTGTTCTATTTTGACCGCGGCGACAAGGTTGATGTTGCGGCTGATGTTTTTGCGAATGAGGTGCGTCTTATTCTTGCTGAGCACGCTTCAGGCAACAAACGGTTAGCAGTCGATAAGGCCATGCTCCATGGCTACCGCGCTTTAGAAGCGCAGGGCTTTGAGATTATGGAGGGGGAGGAAGTGACTGAAAAGACCCGCGCCATCAAAGGGCCCGACGAAATCCGCGCCATGCGTTGTGCCAATCATGCTTGTGAAACAGCCGTAAAGAGCATGGAAGATTTTGCCCGTCTCAATGTGCCCTTTGGCACCACATCTGAGGATGATATCTGGGCAGTGCTCCACGCTGAGAACATCCGCCGAGGTGGCGAATGGATCGAAACGCGCCTCCTCGCGTCAGGGCCTCGTACCAACCCGTGGTTTCAAGAATGTGGACCACGTCTTGTTCAAAACAATGAAATCATAGCTTTTGATACAGACCTGATTGGCTCTTACGGAATTTGCATTGATATCAGTCGCACGTGGTGGATCGGAGACCAAAAGCCTCGTGCAGATATGGTTTATGCGATGCAACATGCACATGAACATATCATGACCAATATGGAAATGCTGAAACCCGGCGTCACGATACCAGAATTGTCTGCCAACACACATCGCCTCGATGATAAATTTCAGGCTCAAAAATACGGATGCCTTATGCATGGCGTCGGCCTTTGTGATGAATGGCCACTTGTCGCATATCCCGATCATGCCGTTCCAGGAGCCTTTGATTATGCTTTGGAGCCCGGAATGGTACTATGTGTTGAAGCGGCTGTGGGGGAAGTTGGGGGAGATTTCTCAATCAAGCTCGAAGACCAAGTTCTTATCACAGAAGATGGCTACGAAAACCTTACAACCTATCCATTTGATGACGCCCTAATGGGGCGTTAGCTTTAATTGGCCGCAAGCCGTAGAGGGAGCTGACTTGCCGCGTTTCGATACCATGAAATGATCGCTGCGCGCTCTTCTGGCTCGATATAGGTCACATTGGCGGGGGGCATGGCTCTGGTTACACCAGCCTGTAGATAGATATCGCGTGCGTGCGCCACGATATCTGAAGCTGTTTCAAGATGAACACCTTTTGGCGCAGACCTTACGCCTTCATAAAAGGTTTCACGCGCATGACACATCGAACAGCGACCCAAAACGATGTCTTGAACCTCGTCAAAGCCCTCGGAAGAAGCAAAGACTTGTTCAGTGGTTGTAAGAGGGCGTGCCTCTGCGTCTTCGAGACTGTCAAACTCAAGTGGCAAAGTTGAAATCCACATGATTGCGACAAACAATAGCCCCGTCACCAGCCATGTCCAAAGAGGACGGCTATTTCCCGCGTGCATCGAGTTGAAATAGTGGCGAATGCTAACCCCCATGAGAAATACAAGTGCCGCAATCACCCAATTGTATTCTGAGGCAAACGCCAAAGGATAATGGTTTGACAGCATTAAGAAGATAACAGGTAAGGTCAGATAGTTGTTGTGAGTCGAGCGCAGCTTAGCAATCTTGCCGTACTTTGCATCTGGAGTACGCCCCTCTTGCAAGTCTTTCACGACGATACGCTGATTTGGCATAATGATGAAAAATACATTCGCCGTCATAATCGTGGCCGTGAATGCACCGAGGTGCAGAAGGGTTGCACGCCCTGTGAAAATCTCGTTGTAGCCCCAGCCCATCGCAATCAAGAGTACAAACAGCAAAAGCATGAGCACTGTCGGACTTTCACCAAGCTTCGACTTGCAGAGGAAATCATATACGATCCAGCCGACAGTCAACGACGCCGCAGAAATCATAATTCCTTGCAAAAGGCTGATGTCTGCTTTGGCTGCATCAATCAGATACAGCTCACCTCCAACCCAATAAACAATCATAAGAAGGGCCGCACCAGACAGCCAAGTTGCGTAGCTTTCCCATTTGAACCACGTTAGGTGGTCGGGCATGTTCTCTGGGGCAACAAGGTATTTTTGAACGTGATAAAAGCCGCCGCCATGGACTTGCCACTCTTCGCCATGTGCCCCAACGGGCAAATGAGGCGTCTTTCGCAGACCCAAATCAAGCGCGATAAAATAAAATGACGAGCCAATCCAAGCGATTGCCGTAATGACGTGCAGCCAACGGACAGCAAAGCCTATCCAGTCCCACATAATTGCAAATTCGTGCATAATCGCTCCTTAAGTTTGCAGCGAAACTAGCGTGTTCGCTAATTATCGTGTATTGCAAAAAACTACCCAAGAGCTTCAAAAAAAGTCAAATAATAATGGCCTACCTAGACAACATACAAACTTTTGTGCGCGTTTTCGAGCTCGGAAATATGTCCGCAGCTGCGCGTGATCTGCGCATTTCTGCTGCAGTAGCATCGTCTCGCATATCTCAGCTAGAGGATCATCTAGGTGTGCGCCTGTTTCAACGCACAACGCGGCTACTCAACGCCACCGAACAAGGAAACACCTTTTATAAGGGCGCTCTGAAAATCCTCGAGGCGGTCGAAGAAGCCGAGGCAGATATCAATGATATTACTCGCTCGCCGCGCGGTACGCTTTATGTCGCGGCCCCGTTAGGTGTCGGTCAGACGTTTATTGCACCTGCCGTGCCCAAATTTCACGAGACATATCCGCTCATCAACATACGCTTGCGACTTTCAGACAGAAAACTTGACCTTGCTGCAGAAGGTCTGGATGCCGCATTTTTTCTTGGGGTCCCCCAAGATAGTAATCTGCGCATACGAAAGATCGCAGATTGTCCTCGGCTCTTGTGCGCATCCCCGCGCTATATTGAAAAACGTGGCATGCCAACAAGCAGTGACGAACTCAAGACAGATGCTCACGATTGTCTCAATCTGCGCTATCCTGGCGCGCCAGAATTCCAATGGCCTCTTCAAACTCCTGAGGGAACAAAGCGTGTCACTGTTTCAGGGCCGTATGAAACAGACCATGGAGAAATACTCACCAACTGGGCACTGGAAGGCTATGGGATCATTTTGAAGCCAGTTTTCGAAGTGGCCGAGCATCTGGCTTCAGGGCGTTTGGTTCCCGTTTTGGAGCATGAGCCGCCCCTGCCAATACAGCTGGCTTGTCTTTACATGCACAGACGCCGGCAAGACCCCAAAGCGCGCCTTTTCATTGACTTTATGGTAGAGCACATAACGGCCAATATCGCCACTTAGCTACCGCGGTATGTCGAATAACCAAAAGGTGAAAGCAAGAGTGGTACATGATAGTGCGTTGCTTCTGACATACCGAAACGAAGTGGAATTACATCTAAAAACCGAGGTGCCTCAACAGGGGCGCCTGATGCATCTAGATAAGCTCCTGCGTGGAATACCAACTCGTATTCACCTATTTCAAACTCTGCTTCAGGCAAGATTTTCTCATCGGTTC
This genomic window from Lentibacter algarum contains:
- the trmD gene encoding tRNA (guanosine(37)-N1)-methyltransferase TrmD; protein product: MTDIEKSTSKSHGRKTLRPSLKPRALMEDEQLANAWTAQVITLFPDAFPGVLGQSLTGKALKDGLWQLDAIDLRPFGIGKHRNVDDTPAGGGAGMVLRADVVSAAIEMAKQRAQAPLPLIYLSPRGKPFTQAMAKSLAAGQGVTLLCGRFEGVDERVLEHYGVVEVSMGDYVLTGGEIAAQALLDASVRLIPGVLGNAESAEEESHSNGLLEHPQYTKPAEWQGRAIPDVLMSGHHGEIAKWRKKMSEALTKLRRPDMWQTFLGKNPSDKP
- the rplS gene encoding 50S ribosomal protein L19, whose protein sequence is MDLLREIEAEQIAALGKKIPDFKAGDTIRVGFKVTEGVRTRVQNYEGVCISRKNGKGIDGSFTVRKISFGEGVERVFPLHSTNIDEITVVRRGRVRRAKLYYLRARRGKSARIVEDTNYKPRAEA
- the rpmE gene encoding 50S ribosomal protein L31, with product MKKDIHPDYHFVEVKMTDGTMLKMRSTWGKEGDTLSLDIDPTVHPAWTGGNSRLLDAGGRVSKFKKKYEGLGF
- a CDS encoding Hint domain-containing protein, with the protein product MKPFSAEDSAQTQPVSEPAGFVLGSNILTLDGELPVEFLNVGDRIITRDAGMVVLRDVNVIEVECPMVWIMGGSLGHDKPEDDTYLLASQKVLVRDWRAKALTQQKQALVLAESLVDGEFIRLVGHQRITIFQLVFDASHIVYVDGLELACEQNQTSIELAA
- a CDS encoding NAD(P)H-hydrate dehydratase, which produces MSELLTAAQMRTAENTATDAGQVTGLELMERAGRGVVEAVFEEWPTLAASRHKAVVLCGPGNNGGDGFVVARLLKEWGWEVEVFLYGDAAKLSPDARVNYERWLCLGTITSNESLEGGYLSANFDLVIDAVFGTGLSRPLTEDAWLFCKEMYKAGIDVAIDVPSGFCSDSGRFLGESRSDFEGPLSVALTVTFERLRQGHALLPLAGVLRACAVKSIGIDQYLPDFRRETSVSYLSGQARIGASRKAVLNSTAQSSSHKYSHGHTLVLSGGAGRTGAARLSGRAALRIGAGLVTLGVPGSAQMEVASQVTGIMLKRVDSKEDLSGILEDERINVLCLGPGLGIERAGGLVPVAVAAGRACVLDADALSAYEGRPEALFDLVTETCILTPHGGEFARLFPDLAAKLNAPSLDGPAYSKVDATREAAARAGCVVLYKGADTVIASPDGRCSVNSALGERAAPWLATAGSGDVLAGFIAGLLARGFSPMSAAETGAWLHVECALSFGPGLIAEDLAEELPKVFKRLCS
- a CDS encoding P-II family nitrogen regulator gives rise to the protein MKKIEAIIKPFKLDEVKEALQDVGVQGLSVIEVKGFGRQKGHTELYRGAEYVVDFLPKVKLEIVVDDDLVDQAVEAIVDAAKTDKIGDGKIFVSPVEQAIRIRTGETGPDAL
- the glnA gene encoding type I glutamate--ammonia ligase, whose translation is MSTQDVLKTLKDENIAYVDIRFTDIRGKLQHVTVDVDLVDEDFLEEGFMFDGSSIAGWKSIENSDMKLIVDTDSAYIDPFYAEKTLCVHCSIVEPDTGEAYERDPRGTAQKAEAYLKESGIGDVAYMGPEAEFFIFDDVRFENKINKVSYEVDAVDASWNTDTEYEMGNSGHRPGLKGGYFPVNPIDDAQDLRSEMLSTMKSLGMKVDKHHHEVASCQHELGLIFGTVTKQADEIQKYKYVIHNVAHAYGKSATFMPKPIYGDNGTGMHVNMSIWKDGKPLFAGDKYADLSQEALYFIGGILKHAKTLNAFTNPSTNSYKRLIPGFEAPVLRAYSARNRSGCVRIPWTESPKAKRVEARFPDPSANPYLCFAALLMAGLDGIKNKIDPGEAMDKNLYDLPAEELAGIPTVCGSLREALECLEADHAFLLAGDVFTKDQIEGYLELKMEEVLHYEHTPHPVEFGMYYSC
- a CDS encoding lytic murein transglycosylase; the protein is MRMLSLSVTLAFGLSSAAAAAPCGNTSSGFNTWKADFAKTAQKAGVKQRGLQALAATTYSSATISADRNQKSFKYSLSKFMQVRGADTIIAQGRKRKAQNSNFYTNLERRYGVPAGVIIAIHGMETAFGGFMGDTKVVSAIVTLTFDCRRSEFFEPHAIGALKLVDQGSISPETKGAKHGELGHTQFLPGNAMNYGVDGNGDGRVDFYNQADALASTANFLQQKGWQSGKGYQEGEPNYPVLKQWNAATVYQQSLAIMGKRIDG
- a CDS encoding DUF3445 domain-containing protein; this encodes MPGISPLDQGDWLRVDETYAAQLAEKARIVEKDRDLVLAMSEDARLAAEELLETVVTALIAKEGFSLQGNALLCPDERLVELDRSDPMLTLSQLTQEDFCILQKQGLEHVLTGASLCFPASWLLAEKFMRPLINIHEPVASYDENIARRVQRLFDGVRVEQPLWRFNALWYADPALHQPRSAHERRDERFAETAKFMRSELQTIRRLPLTGAVIFGIHTYVLAECTLNRQSACP
- the dddP gene encoding dimethylsulfonioproprionate lyase DddP, which produces MNEHYRDIRKIDPSRGAFLADGSPNDKNRVEIGPTQLAFAEWEAAGLIPPNLEAMRKYRWERLTQAIVQRGYAGILLFDPLNIRYATDSTNMQLWNTHNPFRAVLLCADGYMVIWDYKNSPFLSEFNPLVREQRSGADLFYFDRGDKVDVAADVFANEVRLILAEHASGNKRLAVDKAMLHGYRALEAQGFEIMEGEEVTEKTRAIKGPDEIRAMRCANHACETAVKSMEDFARLNVPFGTTSEDDIWAVLHAENIRRGGEWIETRLLASGPRTNPWFQECGPRLVQNNEIIAFDTDLIGSYGICIDISRTWWIGDQKPRADMVYAMQHAHEHIMTNMEMLKPGVTIPELSANTHRLDDKFQAQKYGCLMHGVGLCDEWPLVAYPDHAVPGAFDYALEPGMVLCVEAAVGEVGGDFSIKLEDQVLITEDGYENLTTYPFDDALMGR
- a CDS encoding urate hydroxylase PuuD; its protein translation is MHEFAIMWDWIGFAVRWLHVITAIAWIGSSFYFIALDLGLRKTPHLPVGAHGEEWQVHGGGFYHVQKYLVAPENMPDHLTWFKWESYATWLSGAALLMIVYWVGGELYLIDAAKADISLLQGIMISAASLTVGWIVYDFLCKSKLGESPTVLMLLLFVLLIAMGWGYNEIFTGRATLLHLGAFTATIMTANVFFIIMPNQRIVVKDLQEGRTPDAKYGKIAKLRSTHNNYLTLPVIFLMLSNHYPLAFASEYNWVIAALVFLMGVSIRHYFNSMHAGNSRPLWTWLVTGLLFVAIMWISTLPLEFDSLEDAEARPLTTTEQVFASSEGFDEVQDIVLGRCSMCHARETFYEGVRSAPKGVHLETASDIVAHARDIYLQAGVTRAMPPANVTYIEPEERAAIISWYRNAASQLPLRLAAN
- a CDS encoding LysR family transcriptional regulator; the encoded protein is MAYLDNIQTFVRVFELGNMSAAARDLRISAAVASSRISQLEDHLGVRLFQRTTRLLNATEQGNTFYKGALKILEAVEEAEADINDITRSPRGTLYVAAPLGVGQTFIAPAVPKFHETYPLINIRLRLSDRKLDLAAEGLDAAFFLGVPQDSNLRIRKIADCPRLLCASPRYIEKRGMPTSSDELKTDAHDCLNLRYPGAPEFQWPLQTPEGTKRVTVSGPYETDHGEILTNWALEGYGIILKPVFEVAEHLASGRLVPVLEHEPPLPIQLACLYMHRRRQDPKARLFIDFMVEHITANIAT
- the uraH gene encoding hydroxyisourate hydrolase, which encodes MAGYLTTHVLDTAQGCPAAGLKIELFKLEVSGRTHVRTLVTNSDGRTDEKILPEAEFEIGEYELVFHAGAYLDASGAPVEAPRFLDVIPLRFGMSEATHYHVPLLLSPFGYSTYRGS